A single region of the Garra rufa chromosome 6, GarRuf1.0, whole genome shotgun sequence genome encodes:
- the spp2 gene encoding secreted phosphoprotein 24 has product MRCCAFLFLLLQVLGSLGFPLFELSSKADDALQMALNQINARTARNHLYRVSKASVKRIVPLGMNTFDLHLRFGIRETECQKSPGVDPQGCMYRKGFFVSEAGCYIRARVSRDVTRIISLRCTKADSSSSESSEEGGLELYYDLNHFGTRDRTHSTLAPSINMAPPIHADHHDNTETNNVRGDHFDNHLPFH; this is encoded by the exons ATGAGGTGCTGTGCTTTTCTCTTTCTGCTCCTGCAGGTTTTGGGAAGTTTAG GCTTTCCTTTGTTTGAGCTCAGCTCAAAAGCAGATGATGCTCTGCAGATGGCGCTCAATCAAATCAATGCACGCACTGCCAGGAATCACCTCTACAGAGTGTCCAAGGCATCTGTAAAGAGG ATTGTTCCTCTGGGAATGAACACATTTGATCTGCATCTGAGGTTTGGCATTAGGGAGACAGAGTGTCAGAAGAGCCCTGGGGTTGATCCTCAGGGCTGTATGTACCGCAAAGGTTTTTTTGTG TCGGAGGCAGGGTGCTATATCAGAGCCAGAGTGAGTCGGGACGTCACTCGTATCATCTCTCTGAGATGCACAAAGGCTGACAGCTCAAGCTCTGAGTCCAGCGAGGAG GGAGGGTTAGAATTATACTACGATTTAAATCATTTTGGGACTAGAG ACCGAACACATTCAACTTTAGCACCAAGCATTAACATGGCTCCACCAATACATGCGGATCATCATGACAACACTGAAACCAACAACGTTCGTGGAGACCATTTTGACAATCATCTGCCATTTCACTGA